From a single Rutidosis leptorrhynchoides isolate AG116_Rl617_1_P2 chromosome 5, CSIRO_AGI_Rlap_v1, whole genome shotgun sequence genomic region:
- the LOC139846843 gene encoding uncharacterized protein isoform X1, with the protein MWLFYLISFPLTLGMVVVTLKYFAGPDVSRYVLFTVGYTWFCSISIIILVPADISSTIIGHDNGGISFFWSWSYWSTFFLTWLVVPLIQGFEDAGDFTLKERLKTSIHVNLVFYLILGFIGLVGLILLIMMRKDWSGGVLGLAMACSNTFGLVTGVFLLGFGLSEIPKTIWKNADWTTRQKVLSHKIAKMAVKLDEAHQHLSNAIVVVQTTSKQMSRRDPFRPYMNIIDDMINQMLHEDPYFKPQGGRLGENDMDYDTDEKSMATLRRQLKVAREEYYRYKSQYLTYVMEALKLEDTIKNYERYNETGWKFVSSFRPERSGTFGNYLDTLELIWRCFVWRQLQKLFAILLGCMSAAILLAEATLLPSGVDLSLFSILINSVGNEEILVQVIAFVPLLYMCICTYYSLFKIGMLTFYSFTPRHTSSVSLLMICSMVARYAPPVSFNFLNLISLNGDKKTIFEKRMGNIDNAVPFFGKGFNKIYPLIMVIYTILVASGFFHRIFNIFGNWKRIAFQDEADDLEGVDPLGLIIIQKERAWLQQGHNIGEEVVLLARNFDNTNMDVESGNSSTKPRSSLLNESSKQSSEARRYSGTREAISSKYAAIREQKRQVSNTNIASVKLPLLDSENSSSSTGTSTTAGSSSSSKISSTWSSLKLGFYNLKSNMQPKKSVPLLRFDDSSDSLDDIFQKLKRPSLQRSDGDEDL; encoded by the exons ATGTGGTTATTCTATCTGATTTCGTTTCCGTTAACCCTAGGCATGGTTGTGGTAACACTCAAATACTTTGCTGGACCTGATGTTAGTCGCTATGTATTGTTCACCGTCGGTTACACCTGGTTCTGCTCAATCTCCATCATTATTCTTGTTCCTGCTGACATTTCTTCc ACAATTATCGGTCATGACAATGGAGGTATCTCTTTCTTTTGGAGTTGGTCATATTGGAGTACGTTCTTTCTTACTTG GTTAGTAGTGCCCTTGATTCAGGGGTTTGAAGATGCTGGAGATTTTACTTTGAAAGAGAGACTGAAGACTAGCATCCATGTGAATTTAGTCTTCTATCTAATCTTGGGATTTATTGGGCTCGTTGGGCTTATCTTGCTCATAATGATGCGAAAAGATTG GAGTGGAGGTGTACTGGGTCTAGCCATGGCATGCTCTAATACTTTTGGACTTGTTACTGGTGTATTTCTTCTTGGTTTTGgcttgagtgagattccaaaaACCATTTGGAAGAACGCTGACTGGACCACTCGCCAAAAGGTTCTTTCCCATAAAATCGCAAAAATGGCTGTGAAGCTCGATGAGGCTCATCAACACTTATCAAATGCCATAGTT GTGGTTCAGACAACATCTAAACAAATGTCCAGAAGGGACCCATTTAGGCCATACATGAATATTATTGACGATATGATAAATCAAATG ttgcatgaagaTCCATACTTCAAGCCACAAGGAGGCCGTTTAGGGGAAAATGATATGGATTATGATACAGATGAAAAATCTATGGCGACATTGAGACGCCAATTAAAGGTAGCTCGTGAGGAATATTACAGATATAAAAG CCAGTATCTGACGTATGTCATGGAAGCCCTCAAGTTAGAAGACACAATAAAGAATTATGAACGATACAACGAGACTGGGTG GAAGTTTGTTTCAAGCTTCAGACCTGAAAGGAGTGGCACATTTGGAAACTATCTTGATACATTAG AATTAATATGGCGATGCTTTGTGTGGAGGCAACTCCAAAAGCTCTTTGCCATTCTTCTTGGTTGCATGTCAGCAGCTATTCTTTTGGCTGAGGCAACTCTCTTGCCAAGTGGTGTTGATTTATCTCTTTTCTCCATTTTAATAAACTCGGTAGGAAATGAAGAAATCCTTGTGCAG GTTATTGCATTTGTTCCACTTTTGTACATGTGTATTTGCACATACTACTCATTATTCAAAATTGGTATGCTGACGTTTTATTCATTTACACCAAGACACACAAGCTCTGTAAGCTTGCTTATGATATGCTC GATGGTTGCACGCTATGCACCTCCAGTTTCGTTTAATTTTCTTAATCTAATTAGCCTTAATGGGGATAAGAAGACTATTTTTGAGAAG CGAATGGGAAACATCGATAATGCTGTCCCGTTctttggcaaaggattcaacaaaaTTTATCCACTTATTATGGTTATATATACTATCCTAGTTGCAAGCGGTTTCTTTCACAGGATATTTAATATATTTGGAAATTGGAAACGGATTGCATTCCAAGATGAAGCCGATGATCTTGAAGGTGTTGATCCATTAGGATTAATTATCATACAAAAAG AACGAGCTTGGCTTCAACAAGGGCACAATATTGGCGAGGAAGTTGTTCTATTGGCAAGAAATTTTGATAATACAAACATGGACGTAGAGTCGGGAAATAGTAGCACA AAACCAAGGAGCAGCTTATTAAATGAAAGTAGCAAGCAAAGTTCAGAGGCTCGTAGATATAGTGGGACCAGGGAAGCAATAAGTAGCAAGTATGCTGCCATTAGAGAACAAAAAAGACAAGTTTCGAATACAAACATCGCCTCTGTGAAACTTCCTTTACTTGATTCTGAAAACTCTTCGTCCAGTACCGGTACCAGTACCACtgcaggatcatcatcatcatccaaaaTATCTTCTACATGGTCATcattgaaattagggttttataatttgAAGTCAAACATGCAACCCAAAAAGAGCGTTCCGTTGCTTCGGTTTGATGATTCTTCTGACTCACTAGATGATATTTTCCAAAAACTGAAACGGCCTTCTTTACAACGTTCAGATGGAGATGAAGATTTATGA
- the LOC139846843 gene encoding uncharacterized protein isoform X2, with protein sequence MSGGVLGLAMACSNTFGLVTGVFLLGFGLSEIPKTIWKNADWTTRQKVLSHKIAKMAVKLDEAHQHLSNAIVVVQTTSKQMSRRDPFRPYMNIIDDMINQMLHEDPYFKPQGGRLGENDMDYDTDEKSMATLRRQLKVAREEYYRYKSQYLTYVMEALKLEDTIKNYERYNETGWKFVSSFRPERSGTFGNYLDTLELIWRCFVWRQLQKLFAILLGCMSAAILLAEATLLPSGVDLSLFSILINSVGNEEILVQVIAFVPLLYMCICTYYSLFKIGMLTFYSFTPRHTSSVSLLMICSMVARYAPPVSFNFLNLISLNGDKKTIFEKRMGNIDNAVPFFGKGFNKIYPLIMVIYTILVASGFFHRIFNIFGNWKRIAFQDEADDLEGVDPLGLIIIQKERAWLQQGHNIGEEVVLLARNFDNTNMDVESGNSSTKPRSSLLNESSKQSSEARRYSGTREAISSKYAAIREQKRQVSNTNIASVKLPLLDSENSSSSTGTSTTAGSSSSSKISSTWSSLKLGFYNLKSNMQPKKSVPLLRFDDSSDSLDDIFQKLKRPSLQRSDGDEDL encoded by the exons AT GAGTGGAGGTGTACTGGGTCTAGCCATGGCATGCTCTAATACTTTTGGACTTGTTACTGGTGTATTTCTTCTTGGTTTTGgcttgagtgagattccaaaaACCATTTGGAAGAACGCTGACTGGACCACTCGCCAAAAGGTTCTTTCCCATAAAATCGCAAAAATGGCTGTGAAGCTCGATGAGGCTCATCAACACTTATCAAATGCCATAGTT GTGGTTCAGACAACATCTAAACAAATGTCCAGAAGGGACCCATTTAGGCCATACATGAATATTATTGACGATATGATAAATCAAATG ttgcatgaagaTCCATACTTCAAGCCACAAGGAGGCCGTTTAGGGGAAAATGATATGGATTATGATACAGATGAAAAATCTATGGCGACATTGAGACGCCAATTAAAGGTAGCTCGTGAGGAATATTACAGATATAAAAG CCAGTATCTGACGTATGTCATGGAAGCCCTCAAGTTAGAAGACACAATAAAGAATTATGAACGATACAACGAGACTGGGTG GAAGTTTGTTTCAAGCTTCAGACCTGAAAGGAGTGGCACATTTGGAAACTATCTTGATACATTAG AATTAATATGGCGATGCTTTGTGTGGAGGCAACTCCAAAAGCTCTTTGCCATTCTTCTTGGTTGCATGTCAGCAGCTATTCTTTTGGCTGAGGCAACTCTCTTGCCAAGTGGTGTTGATTTATCTCTTTTCTCCATTTTAATAAACTCGGTAGGAAATGAAGAAATCCTTGTGCAG GTTATTGCATTTGTTCCACTTTTGTACATGTGTATTTGCACATACTACTCATTATTCAAAATTGGTATGCTGACGTTTTATTCATTTACACCAAGACACACAAGCTCTGTAAGCTTGCTTATGATATGCTC GATGGTTGCACGCTATGCACCTCCAGTTTCGTTTAATTTTCTTAATCTAATTAGCCTTAATGGGGATAAGAAGACTATTTTTGAGAAG CGAATGGGAAACATCGATAATGCTGTCCCGTTctttggcaaaggattcaacaaaaTTTATCCACTTATTATGGTTATATATACTATCCTAGTTGCAAGCGGTTTCTTTCACAGGATATTTAATATATTTGGAAATTGGAAACGGATTGCATTCCAAGATGAAGCCGATGATCTTGAAGGTGTTGATCCATTAGGATTAATTATCATACAAAAAG AACGAGCTTGGCTTCAACAAGGGCACAATATTGGCGAGGAAGTTGTTCTATTGGCAAGAAATTTTGATAATACAAACATGGACGTAGAGTCGGGAAATAGTAGCACA AAACCAAGGAGCAGCTTATTAAATGAAAGTAGCAAGCAAAGTTCAGAGGCTCGTAGATATAGTGGGACCAGGGAAGCAATAAGTAGCAAGTATGCTGCCATTAGAGAACAAAAAAGACAAGTTTCGAATACAAACATCGCCTCTGTGAAACTTCCTTTACTTGATTCTGAAAACTCTTCGTCCAGTACCGGTACCAGTACCACtgcaggatcatcatcatcatccaaaaTATCTTCTACATGGTCATcattgaaattagggttttataatttgAAGTCAAACATGCAACCCAAAAAGAGCGTTCCGTTGCTTCGGTTTGATGATTCTTCTGACTCACTAGATGATATTTTCCAAAAACTGAAACGGCCTTCTTTACAACGTTCAGATGGAGATGAAGATTTATGA